Proteins encoded together in one Thermococcus barophilus MP window:
- a CDS encoding cobalamin-dependent protein (Presence of a B(12) (cobalamin)-binding domain implies dependence on cobalamin itself, in one of its several forms, or in some unusual lineages, dependence on a cobalamin-like analog.), producing MVERSKVRVLIAKPGLDGHDRGAKVIARALRDAGFEVIYTGIRQTPEQIVESVIQEDVDVLGISILSGAHMVLIPKILRLLEEKGLKPNEDILVIAGGIIPPDDAQELEKMGVAKVFGPGSPINEIVNFIDENVPKLKKFRGS from the coding sequence ATGGTTGAGCGCTCGAAAGTTAGGGTTCTCATAGCTAAACCCGGTTTGGATGGTCATGATAGAGGTGCTAAAGTTATTGCAAGAGCTTTGAGAGATGCGGGTTTTGAGGTCATTTATACCGGGATTAGGCAAACGCCTGAACAGATTGTTGAGAGTGTTATCCAAGAAGACGTTGATGTTCTTGGAATCAGCATCCTTTCTGGAGCTCACATGGTTCTAATTCCGAAGATACTCAGGCTACTTGAAGAGAAGGGGCTTAAGCCAAATGAAGACATTCTTGTGATTGCTGGGGGCATTATTCCTCCAGATGATGCCCAAGAACTTGAAAAAATGGGGGTTGCAAAAGTTTTTGGCCCGGGAAGTCCAATTAATGAGATAGTCAATTTTATTGATGAGAACGTTCCAAAACTTAAGAAGTTCAGAGGGAGTTAA
- a CDS encoding PHP domain-containing protein, whose protein sequence is MKVFRMIDIHTHTQYSDGIGMIGDNVAEAEKKGLKLVGISDHVHYFTPKRLNTYISEIRQIKKDSEITVLAGIEANILATGVDITTEMAKKLDYVIASAHVWLDPGGIDAYLDLIKIAIQDENVDIIGHFGNVFPYIGYPSYEEYLEIVELAEEYGKAFEISSRYRVPELDFIKLCIRRGIKLTFASDAHIPSDVGAIRWSEKVFKKAGGTREDLLFSELL, encoded by the coding sequence ATGAAGGTTTTTAGGATGATAGATATCCATACACACACCCAATATTCTGATGGCATTGGTATGATTGGAGATAATGTTGCTGAGGCAGAGAAAAAGGGACTTAAGTTAGTCGGCATAAGTGATCATGTCCACTATTTTACTCCCAAAAGACTCAATACATACATCTCGGAAATTCGACAGATAAAGAAAGATAGTGAAATTACTGTTCTGGCTGGAATTGAGGCTAACATTCTCGCAACAGGCGTTGATATAACCACAGAAATGGCAAAAAAACTTGATTATGTTATTGCTTCTGCTCATGTATGGCTTGATCCTGGCGGGATCGATGCGTATCTTGATTTAATTAAAATAGCAATTCAAGACGAGAATGTGGACATAATTGGACATTTTGGTAATGTTTTTCCCTACATCGGATACCCAAGCTATGAGGAGTACTTAGAAATTGTTGAGCTTGCTGAAGAGTACGGCAAAGCCTTCGAAATCAGCTCCCGCTATAGAGTTCCAGAGCTGGATTTCATTAAGCTGTGCATCAGAAGGGGAATTAAGCTGACATTTGCAAGTGATGCCCATATTCCCAGTGATGTTGGGGCTATTAGGTGGAGCGAAAAGGTCTTCAAAAAAGCTGGTGGAACAAGGGAAGATTTACTCTTCTCAGAATTGCTTTAA
- the meaB gene encoding methylmalonyl Co-A mutase-associated GTPase MeaB: protein MIDNLIERMLKGDKKATARLITLVENDEEKAREIVKKIYKYTGKAYIIGITGPPGSGKSTLLDKLIKQARNEGLIVGVIAIDPTSPFTGGALLGDRIRMQRHSTDPGVFIRSMATRGSLGGLAKATNDAIKVLDAYGCDVIFVETVGVGQIEVDIVKTADTVVLVTVPGLGDDIQAIKAGLMEIADIFVINKADKEGADATFFELNLLLDLEKEKWERRGWRPPIVETVAVTMKGIKDLWEAIKRHRKFLEESGEIKKKKKFRAEEEVKTIVSDSVARKISEKLKDKELSKLIDKIVKREIDPYSAAEVVLEETLGVKI from the coding sequence ATGATTGACAACCTAATTGAGAGAATGCTCAAGGGGGATAAGAAGGCAACTGCAAGGTTAATTACTTTGGTTGAAAATGATGAAGAGAAAGCCAGAGAAATTGTCAAAAAAATTTACAAGTATACTGGAAAAGCTTACATTATTGGAATTACAGGTCCACCAGGCTCTGGAAAGTCAACCCTTCTTGACAAACTTATAAAACAGGCTCGTAATGAGGGCTTAATAGTTGGAGTCATAGCCATTGATCCAACCTCACCATTTACTGGTGGAGCATTGCTTGGTGATAGGATTAGAATGCAGAGGCATTCCACTGACCCAGGAGTTTTCATAAGGAGTATGGCTACTCGTGGATCACTCGGAGGTTTGGCTAAGGCAACGAATGATGCCATTAAAGTACTTGACGCCTATGGATGCGACGTTATTTTTGTTGAGACTGTTGGTGTTGGACAGATTGAAGTTGATATCGTCAAAACAGCCGACACTGTAGTCCTCGTCACAGTTCCTGGATTGGGAGATGATATCCAGGCAATCAAAGCGGGTTTAATGGAGATTGCAGATATATTCGTCATAAACAAAGCTGATAAAGAAGGTGCAGATGCAACTTTCTTTGAGCTCAACCTACTGCTTGACCTTGAAAAGGAGAAGTGGGAAAGGAGGGGTTGGAGGCCGCCGATTGTTGAGACTGTGGCTGTCACCATGAAGGGCATAAAAGACCTATGGGAAGCAATAAAACGACACAGGAAGTTTCTTGAAGAAAGCGGAGAAATTAAGAAGAAAAAGAAGTTTAGGGCAGAAGAGGAAGTAAAAACAATTGTTTCTGATTCTGTTGCGAGGAAAATTAGTGAAAAGCTGAAGGATAAAGAACTTTCAAAACTTATTGATAAAATCGTGAAAAGGGAAATTGATCCTTACTCTGCTGCCGAAGTTGTTTTGGAAGAAACTCTGGGGGTGAAGATATGA
- the mce gene encoding methylmalonyl-CoA epimerase: MIKKIDHVGIAVKNLDEAIKLWESLGLKVAEIEEVPEQKVRVAVFKVGESRIELLEGTSEDSPISKFIAKRGEGIHHIALGVENIEEHLEKLKEQGFRLIDEKPRIGAGGAKIAFVHPKSVNGVLLELCERTE, encoded by the coding sequence ATGATAAAGAAAATTGATCATGTAGGAATTGCCGTTAAAAATTTAGACGAAGCAATTAAGCTCTGGGAAAGTCTTGGATTAAAGGTTGCTGAGATTGAAGAGGTGCCGGAGCAGAAAGTCAGAGTTGCTGTGTTTAAAGTCGGCGAAAGCAGAATTGAACTCTTAGAAGGGACAAGCGAAGATTCACCAATATCGAAGTTCATTGCTAAGAGGGGAGAGGGAATCCATCACATTGCTCTTGGCGTTGAAAACATTGAAGAACACTTGGAGAAGCTTAAAGAGCAGGGATTTAGGCTGATTGACGAGAAGCCAAGAATTGGTGCTGGTGGTGCAAAAATAGCGTTTGTCCATCCAAAAAGTGTCAATGGGGTTTTGTTGGAATTATGTGAAAGAACGGAATAA